CGCAAAGCGACATCCATGACGATCTCACCGCCCAGTCCCCGCGCCCAGGCCGGATCGCCGGCGCGCAGCGAAAGTGCTATTGTTTGCGCTGGCCGGCCGGCGCGCCAGTGATGAAAAGCAGCCCGTTTTAAAAGATGGCTTGGCGAGAAACGAAGCTGCGACTGTCCGCTCAAGGCAAGATGGTGTCGCAGCGCCGGATTGAGCGCAAACATTCCGTGCTTGTCCGGCCTCAATAGGAGACATTCGCGTTGCGCACGTGCGATCCATTGCGCGCCGTCGTGGATGCGCAGGGCAAAATCGTGGCTTTCGGCATCGAGGGGAGCGATCAATGCCGCCTTTTTCAACCATGTGCGCAGAGCGGGCGATAAGGGCGCCAACACGATCTGATCGAGATAACAGATGATCTCGGGCCATACATGCAGTGGCTGCTTCCGGTCGGATACACGACACGCGATGCGGCACAATGCGGGCCAACCCTGTGTGTCCGACATGATCCGGTCGAGGGCTGAAGGGACCCGGGTCAGTTGCTTCAGATCCTGGGCGCTGCAGGCCAGGCCATCGGGGCCGACTTCCTGCCAGTCGGCGTTGAGGACGCCAAATCCCCAAGGGGCGGAGGTTGCAAGGACCGCCCGCCAATCATCGGGAAGAGCATCCACCAGGTCTCTGGTCAGCGTTTCGAGATGTGGCGCTTCCTGAACATCATCGAGGCAAATGATCCCGGGCCTGTCCTGATGCCATATCCATTGCAGAATGGAGTCGATGTCCGCGGCGGTTCCGGCCTGAAGAGCGAGGCGATGCAGGGTGCTCTTCGCCGTGTCGTCGCTTGCAAGCTTTGTCCAAAGCGCCGGGCGACCAGTGTCCGCCGCCTCCTTCCAACCGGCCGCAAGTGTCGCCGATTTGCCGTAGCCGCAAGGCGCACGCAGCAGGCTGACGCGCGCGGTCAATTTAACAGGGCGAAGTGCCGTTTCCGCCAGTCGCGAAAGCAGAGTTGGAGTCCATTCCCTTTCGTGATCCATGACAGGTCGATACTACATGTTCGTGTAGTTCCCTATTGCTATTGTGCTCGTAAGACTCGCGCGAAGCTCATGTTTCGGACGTGAATGAGATGATTGAAGAGAGACAGTCGATTTCGCAGGAACCCTGTGATGGCCGCCCGGTGGAAATGCTCTTCACCGCGCAAAAGGCAATGTCGGACGAGCGCCGGATGCGATTTGGCCTTGCTGAGAGGCGCGCCGCGCTGGCGCGCCTCGCGCTTGCCATACGAAAGTTCGAAGCGGATATCGTTCAGGCCATGGCGACCGACTTCGGCAAGCCGGAGGCCGAAGTGTTTCTGACGGAAATTCTTCCGGTCATGCAGGAAATCCGCCACAGCCGTCGTAATCTGCGCCGATGGATGCGGCCAGTCCATGTCGGATCGACATTGATCGGCTTCGGCACGGCCGGACGGATCGTGCCACAACCACGCGGCGTGTGCCTTATCATCGCGCCCTGGAATTACCCATTCAATCTCTGCCTGGGGCCGCTTGTGTCCTGCCTTGCTGCCGGCAACAGCGCTATCCTGAAGCCTTCAGAGATGACACCTGCTACCTCGGGCGTCATCGCGCGGCTGATCGCCGACACATTTCCGCCAGACCTGGTTACCGTCGCCCTCGGCGGGAAGGAGATGTCTCAGGCCCTGCTCGCGCTGCCCTTCGATCATATCTTCTTCACCGGCAGCCCCGAGGTCGGGAAAGTCGTAATGCAGGCAGCCTCCCGCCACCTGACCTCCGTTACGCTGGAACTGGGTGGCAAGTCGCCCACGATCGTGGGACCGGATGCCGACATAGAGACGGCCGCCAGTTGGATCGCCTTCGGCAAATTCTCCAATGCCGGTCAAACCTGCATCGCGCCCGATCATGTGTTCGTCCACGCTTCGATCCGCGACCGGTTCGTGGAAGCGCTGCGCCGCCGGATCGCCGCCGCTTATGGTTCGGGCATGACGAGCCCCTATCTCGCAAGGATCGTCAATGATCGCCATGCGGACAGACTGGGGGGCCTGATTGCGGATGCCCTGGCCACGGGCGGGCGGATCATTGTCGGCGGCGAAAGGCAGGGAAGGGCGCTGGCGCCCACAGTGCTGGAGGCGATCGCTCCCGAGGCGGCGATCGACCATGAGGAGGTATTCGGTCCCGTCCTGCCGGTCCTGACCTATGATGACATTGAAACCGTGATCGGTCGGATCAACGCAAGACCCAAGCCGCTGGCGCTTTATGTGTTCGATCGTGACCGGGCGAGAGTGGATCATATCCTGGCGGCCACGACTTCCGGCAGTGCAGGCGTCAACCTTACCATCGTCCAATACGTCCACGATCATCTGCCGTTCGGCGGTGTGAACAATTCCGGGATCGGGGCGGCACATGGCCATCACGGGTTCCGGACTTTCAGTCATGAGCGCGCCGTTCTCCAGAACCGCTTCTCCGCTCTGCCTCTCGTCTTTCCTCCCTATTCGGGCCGGGCAGCGCGTCTGATCCGACTTGCCAAACGCTTTCTGGGGTAAATCCATGTACGACTATATCACGATAACCGATAGCCTAACTATCTAAATTAACGTGGCTTTTCCTGCCTTCTGGCGGTCGCCAGCATCTCACGGCGAAGTATGGCGTTCATGCGGGCTTGGTAGCCCTTACCCTGCGATTTGAGCCAGGCGAGCACATCAGCATCAAGGCGTGCCGTCACCTGCTGCTTGATGGGCTTATAGAAGCGCCCACGCTGCCCGTTCCGCCAGAAATCCTCTGTCAGCGCCGGAGAGTCGCTATAGTCGATCCCGCTATCCGGCATCGCCTGCAGGGCATCCAGTTCGGCCTGTTGCGCTTCGGTCAACGGCGGCAGATTGTCCGGATCGAGTTGGAAACGGACGGTATCAGCGTCTTTCTTCTTCATAACGTCGCCTTTCCGTTCGATCGGCCTTTCGAGCCGAAATGATATGAATGATCTCCACATACTCGCCGTCATCGTCTTGCTCGACGACAGTGTGGGCCACGAGGAGGAGCAGATGCCCTTCCACGAGGCCCAAGGTTTGCCATCGTCGCTCGCCACCTTCGATCCGATCCTGATCGCTCAGCGCGAAACGATCTGTGAACGCACGAGTAGCGATCGCAAAGCTGACGCCGTGCTTCTTCAGATTGCTCTCGGCTTTGGCCGGATGCCAGGAGAAGCGCATGGATGGCATTACGGAAATATAATTATGTTTTTGTCGTTACGCAAGGCGCGGCGGTTTGAGCCATCCGGCCCGCGCGAGCGTATCTGCGAGGGTCGATCGGGGCACGTTGAACGTGCGGCTGATCGACGACTTGCTAGCGCCACCGGCAAGGGCGGCGGTGATCTGATCGAGCTTTTCCGCATCGATCGTTCGCGGGCGGCCACCGTAGCGCCCGCGCCGTCTGGCGGCCGCAAGGCCTGCCATGATGCGCTCGCGCGTCAATGCCCGTTCATACTGGGCCAGCGCGCCGAACAGCGAAAACAGCAGCTCGCCATGCGGCGTTCCCGTGTCCATCTGCTCGGTCAATGACCGGAATGACACGTCACGCTCCCTGAGATCGGTCAGGATCGACAGCAAATGCGGCAGGGAGCGGCCGAGCCGATCCAGTTTCCACACGACCAGCGTATCGCCGGCTGCGAGATATTCGAGGCAGGCCCGCAGGCTCGCCCGGTCCTCGCGAGCGCCGGATGCCTTGTCGGAATAGAGATGCCGGCTATCGACGCCGGCTGCGATCAGCGCATCGCGCTGAAGATCGACCGATTGCCGGTCATCTGTGGAAGAGACGCGCATGTAGCCTATAAGCATGTCGGAAAACCCCTGATAGCTTGTTGTGGGACAGTCCTCCTTTCCGGCAGAGTTTATCGGACGCTACGGATTTTGGGCGTGCGTAGATTGCTGGAATTTCCGGGGGGATGCCTGCTAGCGGCGGCATGTGTCGTCGGGCGCATCAGGCGGGGCGCTTATCGTGTGATTTCCATTAGGTTAATCTGTTCGTGCAGCCGCTGCCGCAGCGGACCGTCTTCTGGCCGCGACGATCAATAACGGATTATCCGCCTGCTTACGCTGACCAAGTCGCATGCCCGTCGCCGAATTGATCCCGTGGCGGCTGCACACATCGCTGTCGCCATGCCCGCTTCCTGCTCCGCGCCTCTTCAATTTATCGTAGAAGCTTTTGATGTGTCTTATTAAAATCCTTGGCTTGCCGCTCTCGGTCAGACGATGATTGGACGGATTTCAGTTCACTTTCGTCCATATCTGCGATTTGCACATGATCCGCCCTGTCAGGCACCCCTTTCCCTCCATCCGCCGATCGTCGAGCGTGGTGATTGTTCCAGAGAAGGTTTGGCCGATGTCGGGTACAAAAACACTGCCGCGCCACACGCCCTTCTTTTCAGGAACAAAATCGCGAAACAGGATCAGACCTACCAGATCGTTTGTCCCGCCGCGCCGCGCATCCGCCTTGGCTTTGTCACTTGCCCAGACCACGACCCCGCACATTCTGCTTCCGCACGGCTGGGCTCGCACATGTACGCTGTCCTGCGGATTCTTCCACACTCCGAAAGAAGCGCGCTGTGCCTCGACGGACGCAGATGCTGCAAGTAGCAGCATGGCTGCCAATACGAAACTGAACCTCATCGCCATTCTTCCTCAAGGCCGGATCATCATTTGCGCGACATTTTCCGCGATCGCCATGGTAGGCGCGTTAGTGTTGCCCGACACGATCGACGGCATGATCGATGCATCGACCACGCGCAAACCGTCAATGCCACGTACACGGGCTGCCGGATCGACCACGGATGCCGAGTCACTGCCCATGCGGCATGTTCCTACCGGATGATAGATTGTTTCAGCGCGCGCGCGGATGTCGTCGATCAGAGCCTCGTCGGTCTGGACCGCGGGTCCCGGTCGCACCTCCTCGCGCAAGTGACGGGCGAGCGCCGGCGCATGAAGGAGCTTGCGGGCTAGCTTCGCGCCATTCAGCAAGACGCCCACATCATCGGGATGACTGAGATAATTGCCCTCTATGCGCGGATGAGCCGTGGGATCGGCGATCTTGAGCCCGATCCTGCCGCGGCTCTTCGGTAGAAGGTCGCAGACATGCACGGTCATTCCGTAGCCGAAGGCTGTCTTGCGGCCATGGTCACGCAGGATCGCCGGCAGGAAATGGAATTGAAGATTGGGCCGCTCCCGGCCGGCGTCGGATTTGAGGAAAGCGCCGCCCTCCGAGGCATTTGACGTCAATTCGCCTTCATGATGAAGGAAATAGCTCCATGCGCCGCGTATCGCACGAGGCAGGAAACTGGGCGCCACCCCAAATCCTTCGCGATCGGCCGTGGTTGCCACAGCCGTATAGTCGAGGTGATCGGCGAGATTGGCTCCGACTTCGGGCGCATCCAGAACGATCTCTATGCCATGCTGCCTGAGTTCGCTCGCCGAGCCGACGCCCGACAGCATCAGAATCTGCGGCGAATTGACCGCGCCAGCCGAAAGGATCACCTCTCCACCGGGGCGCAGCAGCAGGTCCCGGCCGCCGACGCGGACCCCGATGGCGCGACGGTCCTTGAACAGTATCCGTTCGACGAGGCCGTTCGTTTCGATGGCGAGATTCTTGCGCGAGCGAGCCGGATCGAGAAACGCTCGCGCCGTGCTGAACCGTTGCCCGTCTTTCTGGGTCACCTGATAGACACCAAAGCCTTCCTGGCTCACGCCATTGAAGTCGGGATTTCGCGGGTAGTGCAGTTCCACCCCAGCTTCGACGAAGTCTTCCGTAAGTGGGTTCACTCGCCCAAGATTGGAGACGCAAAGTGGCCCGGCATTGCCATGATGCTCGTCGTGGATAGCCTGATTGTTTTCGAGCGCGATAAAAAGCTCGCGCATGCGCGGCCAGTCCCAGTCAGCTCCGGCGGCCGCCCCCCAGCCCTCATAGTCCGCCCGATCGCCGCGAATGTAGACCATTGCATTGATCGAGCTGCTGCCACCCAGCGTCTTGCCGCGCGGCCAATAGAGCCGCCGGTTGTTAAGGTGAGGCTCGACTTCGGTCTCACAGTTCCAGTTCACCCATCCCGTGCGGGCAATGACGCCGACGCCAAGCGGCATGTGAATGAAGGGATTGCGATCGCGCGGCCCCGCCTCGATGAGGCAGACAGCTTTATCCGAATCAGCAGAAAGGCGGTTGGCCATGACGCAGCCGGCCGAGCCGCCGCCAATGATGTGGTTTCCGTCAGCGCCGAACCGTAACATCTAGCTACTCCTCTTCTATCCCCATCGCTTTCAAGTCCAATCCCAATTCCTTTAAACTGGGCAGGGGAGGAGGATCGAAGGCTACCAGTGCATCGATAAAGTCATGAAAGCTGTCGTATACGGGGGTTATCGCCCTAGAAGGCAGAGCTTCATCGTGCAGCCATACGGATATCTTTCCATCAATTCTGTCAATTAACAGCATATTACCCAGACCGATTTCCGCAAAAACCACAGATGTTTTTGGAATCTGCATGGATAATTGTTCGTTTATGCGAATTATTCCTAAGCTTCCGTCAGCAGGGCCATATATAACTGAAACGCCAATTCTTCCTGAATCTTCGGAATAGGCGCATTTTTCCGCAGGAAATTCAACATCCTTATTGAAAACTATCGCTGATCCGAATTCAATAAATAAATCACGAAGCTCAGAGGGCAGCAATATCCTTAATGAACTCTCTATCTGGTCTAATTCGATCAAAGAATCTCCCGGCATGTGGAGTGATTCTGCATCGAATGATGGATCAAACTGAAAGGTCATATATTTTCTGCCTTACATCATTAGGGCGTCGCTATCGTGTCCGTTCCGCACCGCGCCTCAATCACGCCACCTGATTGGTATAGCCGTTAGCGGAGGGGCACGACAATCAGGTCAATCTTGGCGCGTCGATGCTTTGATTGGTGCTGCGCTCCATCTACGATTGAATATCCGCCATCCGACTAAGCCCGCGACAACGCCCAGCAGGCCGCCCACGAGATAGGCGGTTGGCGCATCATTCGGCACAAAAAAGAAGCCGCCAGCAACATAGCCGCCGATTACGGCGGTGCGTGTCACCGCACCATAGATCGCGGCGACCTTGCCATGATCGGCGGGCGGGCATTCCGACTGGAACAAGGTTCGGACAGCGACGTTGTGGATGCTGTTTGCGCCGCCGCCTAGGATGAAGGCGACGGCAACGATTGCCAGCCCGATCGGCGCAAGGCCGATCCACAGCATGGTCGCGCCCATGACAGCGGCCGTGCCGAACGCCGCCAGTCCGACCCTATGGCCAATAACCCTTTCGGCCAGCCCAGCGCCGATCAACATCCCAACCGCCCATAGTGCCGTCAGCATTCCAAACGCGGTCGGCCCGCTCCCAGCGTCACCATCACGAGAAACACGAAAGCAACGTCGGCTATGGCGGTCGCAAACACTTCGAGGCTGAGCGCACCCGTAACCACCATCAACCGTCGATTGCGGAGCAGCGGCAGGTAGTCCGCGAACAGGGTCTCCTCCTCCTGATCGTCCCGTTGTGGCTTGCGGCGAAGCCTGCTCGCCATCACGACGAGGGCCAAAAGGGCATAACTGGCGGCATCGGCTAAAAGCGCATTGCGCGATCCGATCCATCCCACCAGTACGCCCCCAGCGACTGGACCAGCGAGCATTCCAAGGCTGCGAACCATTTCCATAAGGGAATTGGCGA
The window above is part of the Sphingomonas sanxanigenens DSM 19645 = NX02 genome. Proteins encoded here:
- a CDS encoding BrnA antitoxin family protein — encoded protein: MKKKDADTVRFQLDPDNLPPLTEAQQAELDALQAMPDSGIDYSDSPALTEDFWRNGQRGRFYKPIKQQVTARLDADVLAWLKSQGKGYQARMNAILRREMLATARRQEKPR
- a CDS encoding BrnT family toxin; amino-acid sequence: MRFSWHPAKAESNLKKHGVSFAIATRAFTDRFALSDQDRIEGGERRWQTLGLVEGHLLLLVAHTVVEQDDDGEYVEIIHIISARKADRTERRRYEEERR
- a CDS encoding GMC family oxidoreductase: MLRFGADGNHIIGGGSAGCVMANRLSADSDKAVCLIEAGPRDRNPFIHMPLGVGVIARTGWVNWNCETEVEPHLNNRRLYWPRGKTLGGSSSINAMVYIRGDRADYEGWGAAAGADWDWPRMRELFIALENNQAIHDEHHGNAGPLCVSNLGRVNPLTEDFVEAGVELHYPRNPDFNGVSQEGFGVYQVTQKDGQRFSTARAFLDPARSRKNLAIETNGLVERILFKDRRAIGVRVGGRDLLLRPGGEVILSAGAVNSPQILMLSGVGSASELRQHGIEIVLDAPEVGANLADHLDYTAVATTADREGFGVAPSFLPRAIRGAWSYFLHHEGELTSNASEGGAFLKSDAGRERPNLQFHFLPAILRDHGRKTAFGYGMTVHVCDLLPKSRGRIGLKIADPTAHPRIEGNYLSHPDDVGVLLNGAKLARKLLHAPALARHLREEVRPGPAVQTDEALIDDIRARAETIYHPVGTCRMGSDSASVVDPAARVRGIDGLRVVDASIMPSIVSGNTNAPTMAIAENVAQMMIRP
- a CDS encoding SMI1/KNR4 family protein; this translates as MTFQFDPSFDAESLHMPGDSLIELDQIESSLRILLPSELRDLFIEFGSAIVFNKDVEFPAEKCAYSEDSGRIGVSVIYGPADGSLGIIRINEQLSMQIPKTSVVFAEIGLGNMLLIDRIDGKISVWLHDEALPSRAITPVYDSFHDFIDALVAFDPPPLPSLKELGLDLKAMGIEEE
- a CDS encoding recombinase family protein — translated: MLIGYMRVSSTDDRQSVDLQRDALIAAGVDSRHLYSDKASGAREDRASLRACLEYLAAGDTLVVWKLDRLGRSLPHLLSILTDLRERDVSFRSLTEQMDTGTPHGELLFSLFGALAQYERALTRERIMAGLAAARRRGRYGGRPRTIDAEKLDQITAALAGGASKSSISRTFNVPRSTLADTLARAGWLKPPRLA
- a CDS encoding MFS transporter, which codes for MEMVRSLGMLAGPVAGGVLVGWIGSRNALLADAASYALLALVVMASRLRRKPQRDDQEEETLFADYLPLLRNRRLMVVTGALSLEVFATAIADVAFVFLVMVTLGAGRPRLEC
- a CDS encoding aldehyde dehydrogenase family protein, translating into MIEERQSISQEPCDGRPVEMLFTAQKAMSDERRMRFGLAERRAALARLALAIRKFEADIVQAMATDFGKPEAEVFLTEILPVMQEIRHSRRNLRRWMRPVHVGSTLIGFGTAGRIVPQPRGVCLIIAPWNYPFNLCLGPLVSCLAAGNSAILKPSEMTPATSGVIARLIADTFPPDLVTVALGGKEMSQALLALPFDHIFFTGSPEVGKVVMQAASRHLTSVTLELGGKSPTIVGPDADIETAASWIAFGKFSNAGQTCIAPDHVFVHASIRDRFVEALRRRIAAAYGSGMTSPYLARIVNDRHADRLGGLIADALATGGRIIVGGERQGRALAPTVLEAIAPEAAIDHEEVFGPVLPVLTYDDIETVIGRINARPKPLALYVFDRDRARVDHILAATTSGSAGVNLTIVQYVHDHLPFGGVNNSGIGAAHGHHGFRTFSHERAVLQNRFSALPLVFPPYSGRAARLIRLAKRFLG
- a CDS encoding DUF2147 domain-containing protein, producing the protein MRFSFVLAAMLLLAASASVEAQRASFGVWKNPQDSVHVRAQPCGSRMCGVVVWASDKAKADARRGGTNDLVGLILFRDFVPEKKGVWRGSVFVPDIGQTFSGTITTLDDRRMEGKGCLTGRIMCKSQIWTKVN